In a single window of the Deinococcus aetherius genome:
- a CDS encoding S9 family peptidase, with protein sequence MALTPPRAARKPVIHSLHGEDRPDDYHWLRTQGRADPEVLAYLHAENAHLNAVMAPLRDMQGAIYRDLLSHVQERDEGAPVREGGWLYLTRTEEGRAHPIFLRRPVAGGEEEVLLDLNALAEREGHANVWVYATRPSPDGRLWAFLLDTTGQEVFELRVLDTGTGDLAEPPLTGVSGWTLDWGADGSHLYYGRDDETQRPHQVWRHTLGQPQETDELLYQEDDPTFRATAHLSENGETLLVGSEAGVTSEWHALDVRDPEARPHLILPREHGVEYSVTDGGDHWLALTNQGGATEFRLARLPKREGLTWGDAQGVLPHHPARYLTGMHLFASHLLVSGREGGFTRLWVLPRPGGGYAEARRARFPEASYTVHIGPNRVFDTATARIVYTSLTRPAEHLDLDLNTLETTLVKATPVPDYDPAEYVSEQTWATAQGGERVPVSLVRRRDTALPAPTLLYGYGSYGIPTDPEFRSTRLPLLDRGWVFAIAHIRGGSELGRRWYDAGRLGHKLNTFTDFIAAAEHLKAEGVAGDLVATGSSAGGLLTAAAVNLRPDLFRAAFVGVPFVDVLSTMLDASIPLTTGEYDEWGNPGEPGAYATMRAYSPYDNLASRVYPHLFVSTGLNDPRVAYWEPAKYVARLRDVAAPGSGVIVLKTNFGAGHGGSSGRYDAIDEIAEEYAFALAAVEGKLGEDGQ encoded by the coding sequence ATGGCCCTCACCCCGCCCCGCGCCGCCAGAAAGCCTGTCATCCACTCCCTGCACGGCGAGGACCGCCCGGACGACTACCACTGGCTGAGGACCCAGGGCCGGGCCGACCCCGAGGTGCTGGCCTATCTGCACGCCGAGAACGCCCACCTGAACGCGGTGATGGCTCCCCTGCGCGACATGCAGGGGGCGATCTACCGGGACCTCCTCTCACACGTCCAGGAACGCGACGAGGGCGCCCCCGTGCGCGAGGGGGGGTGGCTGTACCTCACCCGCACCGAGGAAGGCCGGGCCCACCCCATCTTCCTGCGCCGCCCCGTGGCCGGGGGCGAAGAGGAGGTGCTTCTCGATCTGAACGCCCTGGCCGAGCGGGAGGGCCACGCCAACGTCTGGGTGTACGCGACCCGGCCCAGCCCGGACGGCCGCCTCTGGGCCTTCCTCCTCGACACGACCGGGCAGGAGGTGTTCGAGTTGCGGGTGCTCGACACGGGGACGGGCGACCTCGCCGAGCCTCCCCTGACGGGCGTGAGCGGCTGGACGCTCGATTGGGGCGCGGACGGCTCGCACCTGTACTACGGCCGCGACGACGAGACGCAGCGCCCCCACCAAGTCTGGCGCCACACCCTCGGCCAGCCCCAGGAGACCGACGAACTGCTGTACCAGGAGGACGACCCCACCTTCCGCGCCACCGCCCACCTCTCCGAGAACGGCGAGACCCTGCTCGTCGGGAGCGAGGCGGGCGTCACGTCAGAGTGGCACGCCCTGGACGTGCGTGACCCGGAGGCCCGACCTCACCTCATCCTGCCCCGCGAGCACGGGGTCGAATACTCGGTGACGGACGGCGGCGACCACTGGCTCGCCCTGACGAACCAGGGGGGCGCGACCGAGTTCCGGCTCGCGCGGTTGCCGAAGAGGGAGGGCCTGACCTGGGGAGACGCGCAAGGCGTGCTCCCGCACCACCCGGCGCGTTATCTGACCGGGATGCACCTCTTCGCCTCGCACCTGCTCGTGTCGGGTCGGGAGGGCGGCTTCACGCGGCTGTGGGTGCTGCCCCGCCCCGGTGGGGGTTATGCGGAGGCCCGCCGCGCCCGGTTCCCGGAGGCGAGCTACACCGTCCACATCGGCCCGAACCGCGTCTTCGACACCGCCACCGCCCGCATCGTGTACACCAGCCTGACCCGGCCCGCCGAACACCTCGACCTCGACCTGAACACGCTGGAGACCACGCTCGTCAAGGCGACGCCCGTTCCCGACTACGACCCGGCGGAGTACGTGAGTGAGCAGACCTGGGCGACCGCGCAAGGCGGCGAGCGCGTGCCCGTCAGCCTCGTGCGCCGCCGGGACACGGCCCTGCCCGCCCCGACGCTGCTGTACGGCTACGGCAGCTACGGCATTCCCACCGACCCCGAGTTCCGCTCGACCCGGTTGCCCCTGCTCGACCGGGGCTGGGTCTTCGCCATCGCGCACATCCGGGGCGGGAGCGAGCTGGGCCGCCGCTGGTACGACGCCGGGCGGCTGGGCCACAAGCTGAACACCTTCACCGACTTCATAGCCGCCGCCGAACACCTGAAGGCGGAGGGCGTGGCGGGCGACCTCGTGGCGACCGGCAGCAGCGCGGGCGGTCTGCTCACCGCCGCCGCCGTCAACCTGCGCCCCGACCTCTTCCGGGCGGCCTTCGTCGGGGTGCCCTTCGTGGACGTGCTCTCGACCATGCTCGACGCCTCCATCCCCCTCACGACCGGCGAGTACGACGAGTGGGGCAACCCTGGGGAGCCGGGAGCTTACGCCACCATGCGCGCTTACAGCCCTTACGACAACCTCGCCTCCCGCGTCTACCCCCACCTCTTCGTCTCGACGGGTCTGAACGACCCCCGCGTCGCCTACTGGGAACCCGCCAAGTACGTCGCCCGCCTGCGCGACGTGGCCGCCCCCGGCAGCGGTGTGATCGTCCTCAAGACCAACTTCGGCGCCGGGCACGGCGGCTCCAGCGGTCGCTACGACGCCATCGACGAGATCGCCGAGGAGTACGCCTTCGCGCTGGCGGCGGTGGAAGGGAAGTTGGGGGAGGACGGGCAATAA
- a CDS encoding serine hydrolase domain-containing protein — protein MFRRDPLRQALREVGEVLGADAGRALPLVRLALRRGGVIGAARGGRAVVVGLGGVPREGVFELASVTKPFTAALADALAGSGRLEWDAPLSRLGGPFRGFPAFVTPRALATHTAGLPPHPARVIVTTFTRFQDPYGGMSAGGALASARRWANRRAAGRFAYSNLGVGVLALALAHASGEAVDTAGYGRALVRHVTGPLRLGDVSLTPSSARLVTPAATLFGEGVTGFGPLAGAGGLFGTAADLLAFAAAHLEGRAGEAWREVARPPGLPPHATGAAPGWFETRGVWWHDGVARGTRTALGMCPADGAAAVLLARGGLPLVGLRGAVPAALLAMLGGSFQPSAAGGERGSGLP, from the coding sequence ATGTTCCGCCGAGACCCGCTTCGCCAGGCCCTGCGAGAGGTGGGCGAGGTTCTGGGCGCGGACGCGGGGCGGGCCCTCCCCCTCGTGCGCCTGGCTCTGCGGCGGGGCGGGGTGATCGGCGCGGCGCGGGGAGGGCGGGCCGTCGTGGTCGGCCTCGGCGGCGTGCCCCGGGAGGGCGTCTTCGAGCTGGCGAGCGTCACCAAGCCCTTCACGGCGGCGCTGGCGGACGCGCTGGCGGGGTCGGGGCGGCTGGAGTGGGACGCGCCCCTCTCCCGGCTGGGAGGGCCCTTTCGCGGCTTCCCCGCCTTCGTCACTCCGCGCGCCCTGGCGACCCACACGGCGGGACTGCCTCCCCACCCCGCCCGGGTCATCGTGACGACCTTCACCCGCTTTCAGGACCCCTACGGCGGGATGAGCGCCGGGGGCGCCCTGGCGAGCGCGCGGCGCTGGGCCAACCGCCGGGCGGCGGGCCGTTTCGCCTACTCCAACCTGGGGGTGGGCGTCCTTGCCCTGGCCCTCGCGCACGCCTCGGGCGAGGCGGTGGACACGGCGGGTTACGGGCGAGCACTCGTGCGGCACGTCACCGGGCCGCTGAGGCTGGGGGACGTGTCCCTCACACCCAGTTCCGCCCGGCTCGTGACGCCCGCCGCCACCCTCTTCGGCGAGGGGGTCACCGGCTTCGGGCCGCTGGCGGGGGCGGGGGGCCTCTTCGGGACGGCGGCGGACCTGCTCGCCTTCGCGGCGGCGCACCTGGAGGGGCGGGCCGGGGAAGCGTGGCGGGAGGTGGCCCGTCCCCCCGGCCTGCCCCCGCACGCGACGGGGGCGGCCCCCGGCTGGTTCGAGACACGCGGCGTGTGGTGGCACGACGGGGTGGCGCGCGGCACCCGCACGGCCCTGGGAATGTGCCCGGCGGACGGGGCGGCGGCCGTGCTCCTCGCCCGGGGCGGCCTGCCGCTCGTGGGGCTGC